The following is a genomic window from Butyricimonas faecihominis.
CCCTGTAAGTCAGTTTCTCTATCACGTTAGGCAACTTCTTCTGCGATATGGCAGGAAGGCTCACAAACAATGTAACTATCAATATAATCGTTCTCATCGATTAGTTCTATTTCTTTTTTTATCTCCTTCTGTATTCTTCTTTTTACTCGGATCTTCTCTCTTATACGTTTTACTCATGTCAAAGTCTTGCTCGACATCGAAATTCTTTTTCAATTTTATCTCCGTGGGCAAATATTTTATCTCTTCCGGCTGCAAATGTTTCAAGTAATTACCCGTGTCCCATTTCCCGTTTCCGTTCCGGTCGAGAATAGCCCGGATCATATAAGTTCCCTCTCCCAAGTAATCAAAGATGACCTTCCCATCTCCCTTGATCGTCCGTTCTTCCAGCACCTTGATCTCCTTATCGCCCTGATAAAGTTGCAAGATAATCGGGGTTGTAGCCTCCTTCACGTTCACGATAATATTCCCGTAATCCTCGATCGCTTTCGTTTTAAAATCCTTCACGAGCTTGTTGTTATACAACCCGTAAATACTATATATTCCCATCGAATCGATCAACAGCTGATATTCCGTTTCCGGCTTCCATTCTTTCTCCACGTAATACCTACGAATTTTCAGACTATCATGTTTCAAGTTAAAGTCAACCGGGGTCAAAACGGAATCCACCATTTCCAACAATTGGATATTCTTCAACCCCTCCTCCACGATCGGACGATCAAATTCCAGTGTGATATTCTTATTCAAATCCACCGTACTACCAACCCCCGCGCTAATCTCCATAAACTTAATTGCCGGAATGGAATCCTGTTCCTTCTTACGCTTACCCTTGGGCTCCGGTTTGTCCTTGTAATAGAATTTAATCGTATCCGCAAGCAACACTCGTTTACCAAGCGAATCCGTCCGCAAATAACTGGCCTCTGCCACGAGCGAATCGATCTTGTACACCAAAGAGTCCTTTATCCACAACTGAATCGTATCCCTCCCGGCAGAACGTTCCTCGATATACCAATCATCCTGATCAATCTTATCTAACAGATGTACCCCTAACAATCGTACGTTCAACTGGTTATCAGCAGGTATACTGAAAGTAAAATCCAATCGTTCCCGCTCCTTACGAGCCTCATCAACCAGATACAATTGAGTCTTTTCCTCGTCAAACATCGGGATAAACAAGTTTGTAGGTCCGAACATGGTGAAATCACGCCGGACAATCGTGTCTTTTGACACCACTTTGAACTCCATTCCCTTCTTCGTTCTCCGTCCCTCGACAACCGTCGTGTCCGGGTGAATCGTATCATAAACTGTCGTGGGGAACGATATAGTCTGAATCAAAGAATCAATGAAACCCACTTTTGTCTCTGAAGGCACAAACAAATAATTTCCTCTCGCATCATCGATTGCCATTACCCGATAGGTATCATCCTTAATATTAGTCACCCGAAACATTCCGGCACTATCCGTTTTAGCCACGTAACTCGGCAAATCGGTCAACGCCACGGAATCCGCGGTATTCTGGTAGAACATCACGGTAGCACCCAGCACGGGCAACTGCGTTTGCATATCAATAACCTGTCCCCCGAGTTCCATCGAATCCAGTTGCGGCCCCGTGGAAAACACGTACCGATAGAAACCGAGCGGGTTTCCCTCGTTATTATCCACGATTGCGTCGGCAAAGTCCAGCGTGTAAGTCGTATTCGGTTTCAAAGAATCCTGAAACGTCACCCGCACGTATTTTCCCCGCAAGCTCACCCGGGCTTTCTTCTTCATCGGGGGAGACATCACGAATTTCTTGTTAATATCCTTTAATTGAACATATTCGTTGAAATAAATATCAATCTGTTTTCCCTTGAAATTCGTTGAAAAAGATTCCGGAACCTCCTTGATAACCTGAGGGGGAGTCACGTCCTTCTCTCCTCCCTGCGGGTAACCCCTGTTTGCACAGGCATATATAATCAACGCCACGATAATAGCGACAAAACAGAATCCGTTCCAAAAAAATTTATTCATAGTCCTCAAAAATATTAACTTTACAAAACTAGGGAAAAAAAGCTAAAATCCTTTCAATTTTAGATTTAAGATTCAAGTTTTTTTAGATGCTGCCGGACTTCCCCAAACAAGCAACACTTACCCGTACTCCCTTGATTTTACTCAATTCCATCATACACGCCCGGATCGTGGCTCCACTTGTCACGACATCATCTACCAGCAACACGTGGCATCCCTCCACCCGAGTAGTATTTCCCAGCTCGAAAGCCTTGGCCACGTTATCAGCCCGTTGTCCCCGTTCCAAACCTGTTTGTGAAGGGGTGTTTACCACTCGCCTCAACACTTCCGGCTCGATCCGTCCTCCTAAAACACTTGCAATCCCCGTGCCAATCAGAAAAGCCTGATTAAAACCCCGTTTCTTCTCCCTTTCGGGATGTAGCGGCACGGGAATAATACAATCAATCCCACGAACATCTTTCATCCGCTCTCCCAACATTTTCCCGGTCCACACGCCCAATTCCCGGTTGGAACGATACTTGATGGCGTACACTAATTTATGAAAATCACTTGCCCGGTCATAACGGAACAACCAGTATAAATGCTCGATTCCCAAATCATCCGTAAGCACCCTGTCCGCCTCCTCATCAACTCCCTCGTTCAAAGGCAAACCGCTTAAACAAGCTGAACACAAAAAAAGCTCACCATCAACCAGAACATCGCCACACACCACACACGTGCGGGGATATAACAATCTGAAAAAGCGGGAAAAAATAGAAGAAACAAACCGTGTCATTGTTTGACAAAATTATACGTGATCGTTCCCGTCTGTCGTTCCGGGGCCTTCTCGTCAACGTTAAATTCCGACTTCAAGGCTGCATCTACTGCCACCTCCCGCAAAGAATCATCTTTATTCGACTCCGCATCCACCACCTCAGCCTTAATGACCCGTCCTTGCCGGTTCACGACTACCGCTACCACGATTTTTCCACCGAATTCGCATTTATAAACAGGAATCGGCAGATAAGTCTTGTAACGCCCTTTTATATTATATGACACGCTGCTCTTCCCCACGTAAACCGTGGATTGGAGTGAATCCAACATCCGTTCCTTCTTATCCCGCTGGACACGAATACTATCCTCCTTGTAATGCTTGTTTTTATTCGCCCGGTAACGTCCCCCATAATCACTATCAATCTCCTCCTGAATCTGTTCAATATACTCTTCTACTCGTTCGTGAGGCTGGGTTTCAGCATTTTTCTTCACGGCATCCTCGTTCACCGCCAACGAACGCAACATCTCGTTCACCTCCTCGTCAGCGCTTTGTTGGAGAATTTGCTCCTTCTTTTTTTGCTCCTCTTGCTTTTGCTGAACGATTTCCGGTTCCGGCATATCAATCTCGATTTCCATCCTCTGTTGCGAATCCAAACGTGAAATTCCGACACAAACCAAAAAGATAGCAAGCACGAGATGAAAAATTACCGTACCCATCACACCATGTCGGTGTTCCTTCAACCAATCCAATAGAGAATCTCTAATAGCATATATATCATTTTTCACGCTCATAACTTTACTCGAATTTAATCGCCTTCACCGGACTAATCTTGGAAATCAGCATCGTCGGGACAATCAACATTAAAACGGTTATCACGATCACTCCTACATTCAATAATATCACGTATCCGAGACTAAAATTAATTGGAACCGTGTCCATATAATACGTCACAGGATCTAGATGAATCACACGGAATATCGCCTGAATTCCTGCCAAAACAAAAGCCAGCACATTTCCCCATAACATTCCTTTAATAATCAATCCCGCCGATATGTACAGGAACAATTTTCTCAAAGAAACATTTTTGTAGCCTAACGCTTTCAATATCCCGATCAAAGTAGTCTTATCCAGAATCAAAATCAATAACCCCGACACCATATTAAAACCGGCCACCGTGACAATCAAAATCAGGATCACCCACACGTTCATGTTCAACAACGCCAACCAGTCAAAAATTTGCGGAGCCACGTCGGCAAGCGTCTGTACCTCGTAATTTCCACTCGCATCATACACGACATTTTCCACCTCCTCTACCACCTCGTTTAATCGCTCCACATCCTCCAGTTCGATAGCAATCCCGGAAACCTCCCCCGGCCCCCAGTCATTCAATTTCGCCAGATGTCGTTCATCAACCAACACCATCACGTCATCATACTCCTTGAAACCCGTGTCGTAAATTCCGGCAACGGTAAACACTCTCGCTCTCGGCGGGTCCTGCACGAAATGGGCCGTGACTTTTCCCCCGACACCGATTTCCAGCATATCCGCCACGGATGCAGAAATTAATATTTCATTTGACGCCCGTTCCGTTTCAAAATCAGGCATTTTCCCCTCCTTCAGATTCTCCCTGAAAAAAACAACATCATACCCCACATCTACTCCTTTTAACACCACCCCGTGAATCTCCTCTTTACTCTTAAATATCGCGGGCTTTTCGATATACCCGTACACGTTCTTCACTCCTTCCACCTCTTTCAAGCTTTTCACCAGACTCTCCGATTCACGGACCACTCCCCCCTCATTCGTCGAACCGGGGACAAAAGGCACCACGCTCAAATGAGCCGTGAAACCCGACAATTTTTCGGTGATCTCGTACTTAAACCCCGTGATAATAAACAACGACAATAACATCACGCACAACCCCAAGGCGATCCCAACAATCGCAATCTTCACGATCGGCACCGACACGGATTTCGTGCCGTCCCCTTTCAACAACCTACGCGCAATGTACCATTCCAGATTCATAACAATTGAAAATTGAAAATTGAAAATTGAAAATGACGATCACTTCAATACTCCAATTTCCCGGTTTTATCATGCAAAACTACGAAAACAAAAAGAGATTAGAAAGGGACAGTCTAAGAAAGTACATTTAGACACTCCTTTCGGGCAAATCGGATCTAACTAAATCAGCCAAGCAATTCTAAACAAGTTATGAACAATGGTATCCTTTCTATCCAATGCCTGTTCAATCAAAAGATTAACCGTCTCAAGAATAAATTTAGCGAAAAATTTTATCCCAAAACATCTTGGATGTCTTTACCGATTTTTTCTATCTCCGGATAAGAATAAATTAAATTAGAAAGTAATTCCTTTTCAAATGAATGATGTTTCGCAAGAACAACCCTATATTGTTCTTCCCCCGCTTTTTGCTTTTCGTAACGAATATGTGATTTTACAACCTCACGCCCTTGTGACACCAAAATACGAAACATATCATGCCCCCGCAAATACAGATAAGTAGTTTTCTTATTTAAACCAAGCACTTCGTGCAAATACGCCTCTGTTTCCGACGAAAAAGTTTTCTCTTTTGATTTGATTTGTTCTAATTGAATCTCCACTCTTTCACGAAGAACATCCAATATCTTTTTCCCATTTTCCGCAATAGACCCATCTACTTTTATCATACCGCTCAACACGTCACGAAATTCCTCGCGAGTAAAATTCTTGTTATTTACACGAATACAATGCAACAAATACACGAATAAAGGATAAATGATCTCCGAAAATTCTTCGACAAAACGAGGAAATGAAAATATTAAATCCACAGAATCATCCTCACAAGAACGACGTAAAGCACCTTGCAGATTATCTTTATAACAATAATGATTTTCAAAAGAATACGTGTACGTTTGCAACACGTAATGCATGGCAGAAATCTCTTTTTCTTGCATCAAATAGCGAAAATCGCTATCCACGGCTATAAGGAATTTCTCGTCCAAAAAATCTTTATATTTAAAACACTGTTGGCACCCGCTTCCCGATGTTCTAGAACCGTACACGAAGTAGAATGTGGCTTCTGGCTTGTAATGCTTTAACACGGAACTCCAAAACTCTTTATCATTCTTATCTTCCATGTAAATAACTGCCCTACGGCCAGACAAAGATAAAGAAGCTTTATATCGCTTAGCTTCCAATTGCCGAAATTGGTACTCCTCCGGGGTCATCTCTCTGTCAATATATTACCCATAAACACCAGCTTATCCCCCCAACCGTCTGCGAAAATATTCGGGGAATGAGTAGTTAAAAACACCTGACAATTCGGATTAATTTCAAACAACGTTTCAATCAACTTATCCTGCCAGTCCATGTGCAAAGAAATCTCCGGTTCATCAAGCAATAACACGGCTGTTTGTTGCTTCATCAAGAAAACGGTAAATAAAAGAATCAATACCTGTTTCTCTCCTGAAGAAAGCTGCTCAATAGTTAATATCACTCCTGTTTTATCAAAAACAATCTCGTTTCGTTCATTAATATGAATTGTTTTACCAGTGGAGGCAAAAAAACGATTTATAATATTCAAGAAATCATGTATATGCTCTTGACTCACGTTTTCTCTTGGCCGGGTCGTTGTCTCCAAACGATAATCCGTAAAAGAATAAACATCTTTCTGACGTTGGTACAACAGCATGTCCAGTTGTTGTGTCAATTGAGATTGGGCACTTTTTTTTGCCGATGGAATATCAAAAGTATTCACGTAATATACGTCGAAACTATTTTTCGTTTCCCACAACACACTCTTTTCAGAAACCTCGTAACGGATCATACCTTCACCCACGCAAACAGTCACGTTTTTAACAAGTTCTTTCAATTCTTTTGTGTTTCCCAACAACAAAAATCGCAGAATATTCAATAAAGTACTCTTCCCTGATCCATTACTCCCGACAAGAATATTTACATCCGGATGTATATTATCCCAATGTATATCACCCTTTCCACCCCAAATTCCCTCTATATTTATCTGCTTTATTGCCATTCTCCTATTCTTTTGTAAATACCTTTACAAAGGTAGGAAAATTTCTTTTCAAAATAACAGCTCGACTTTATGAACTTTCAGAACCAATGGTTCAACTTTATAAACGAAAGGCGTGGTAAAGTTTTTACCACGCCCCTCTCCCTATTAAGCATCTTTCTTATCCCGTTCCTGTTCAATCAAAAAGATCAACCGCTTCAGGAATATCACCAGCTCGTGCGTCCGTTTGAAAATATCCCGTTTCAACTCCCGGTGATTCGAAATCTTCACCCCGAACGCACGTTCGACCAACCGGATCACCTCTCGATACTCCATCACCATCCCATCCGGTGTCCGCAACACCTTCGCCAAGTAAATCCCCAGCATCAGTTCCGCAATCTCCATCTTGCTATTGTTCGATGTCCAGAGTGACAACGGCTCGTTATCCGAATTCCCGGCAAACCATTCCGGTTTCTCCTGTCGTTCTCGCACCAACCGAATCTCGTGCTCCACCCGTCCTTTTAGGGCATGCAGGCATAGACTCACTATAGCCTTTTTTTCCAGTCCCGTCACCAGTTCTATACACCTCTTCCCAAACCTGCAACCGAATACGAAGACTCTCCAAACCTCGAGTTACCTCTCTATAATCTCCCACACTCTCGTCCCATTTCACCAAATCATTCACAAAATCTTGAACCATCTCTTCTATTTGCTCGTCCGACATTTCACGAGCACCCTCTTTCAACCAAAAAAATAACTGTCCTTTCAATAAATGTTCCATAATCACATCATTTTAATTTATAAAAAAACCACGGGAACTCTTCTCCCGCGGCCTAACATTAACATATTAATCAAATATTTAAATCTTAACTTAACCGGATCACGAATTCTTCCTTCTAGCTTCCCCCCTCTCCCAATCCACCCACAAATCCTTATCATACCTCCAACTATCCGCCAACGCCTCCTCGTACCTTTTCCCCGAAAACACCAACAATACCGCCCCCGGCTCCTCCGCCTTAATACAATTCCCGTATCCCTCCGGCACGCAGATAATCTCACTTTTCGCCTCTGACAAACGAAATATTTCTGCTTTCAAATTCTCACTCGGGTGTTCCCAATTATCAATTTTCACCAACCCGATCGTGAATGCCCCCTTCACGCAATAAAACCATTTTTTCTCGAATTGATGAGCATGCCATCCTCTCACCACATCTGCATCCGGGTGATGAATAAAATAAAACCTCTCCACCCCCTCGAAATCAAAATCATTCAAAGAAGATATCAATCCACGATAATCGGTGAAAATCTCCCCTTCAATAACTTGTACCTTACTCATATTCTACCCAATTTTACAAGTAATAAGAATTTTACCAGATACACTTGTCGTTTAATTCTTGAAGGCTGTTTTACAAGCCTATAAGCCCATTCTAAACCATGATCCACCCACCACTTCGGAGCTCTTTTTACATTCCCAGTATAAACATCAAAACTTCCACCCAATCCTTGATAAATCGCAACATGCCGCTCCAACATTTCTTCCATCAATAGCTCCTGCTTCGGAGATCCCATTGCTACAAATACAACATCAGGTTTTTTCTTTACCACATCTTCAATCAAAGCTTCCCTCTCCTCTTCTGTCTGAATATAGCCATTTCGATAATTAACAATCTGTATTCCCTCAAACTCATTCTTCAATTTATTCACGGTTCCCTCAATCACTTCTTGTTTCCCTCCTACTAAATAAAATGACTTATTACTTTGATATAAAGAAGCTATAATTTTCAACCATAACTCACATCCTGGAATTTTCACAACATCCTTGTAGCCCTTTTTCTTCATTGCCATGACTGCCCCCATCCCATCACAATACCCGATATTCCGATTTATAATCTCCCTAGTCTGTTCTGTCGCATGAAGAATTTTTTCTGCATTTATAGCAATAAGAATTCCTTTTTCCTTTTCCGCATAAGCCAACAATTCTTCTCCCGAAATAAAAGGATGAACTTTTACCCCATTTAATAAAATCCTCCTATCTAACATATATTCAACTTATTAATTGACCGAATCTTTTAGTTCGGATATTTTCTTTTATAACTCTAGCTGGATTACCCACAACCATACAATTTGAAGGAACGTCTTTTGTTACAACAGCACCGCTACCTACAATAACCTGATCTCCAATTATAATTCCTGGCATAATAATACTGTTAGCACCAATAAAACACTTTTCACCTATATAGGTATGGCTATGAATATTCCGTGTAAAATCATGTGTAAAAATAATAGCACCACTTGCAACATAACTTTCCGCTCCAATATGAAGCCCTATAGGATATGTCTTATCTAACTTCGCTCCAAAAGATAATCTAGCACTTTTATTTATATCCATTTTAAACAATGTGCGATAAATAAAATGCCTAACAATAATGACAATCCAACGAATAAAATTTCTAATTTTAACAATCATAATTTACTGTACACTATTGGCTAATTTTGTAAAATAATGGTACCTTAGCATTAGGCAACTTATATATATGTTGATTTACCATAAAATCAACCGGACGTTTGAGTTTCGATAAAATGAATGGCATATACAAATCTATTAATTGTTCTTTCGTATATTTGTCTGTAATGAAATTCACTCTCAACTCACCATTCTCTTCAACAACCTGATACTGCAAAATGTTATAATCTGAATCAAATGGATAAGTAAATAACATAACAGATACTTCTCGTCCATCGATATCTTTTACAAAATAAGTGTTACGCCCAGATATTCCTTTCAATCGAAACAAAGTCCTTCCACATTTACATTTTTCTGTAATCAATTTTTCTCCCAATGATACATCACCGACCTGATAACGAATAAATGGAAAAGCTTTATTTTTCACCGCAGTCAAGATAATTTCATTATTTATTACTTCTACTGTAGACCAATCATGCAAAATATGAAGTCCAGCGTGTTCCTCACATTCAAAAGCAAAAACATCCCCATCATGAGCTCCATATTGATCAAACACGTCACAATGACAATAGTCCCTAGCTAAAGAATAGCTAGAATTTATTTTATTTTCACTTGTCGTAAATATTCCTTTTAGAGGAAGAATTATATTTTTAATTTTCAAAAAACGTAAGAATTGATTGATTGCAGAGGAATAACCATAAATAAATTTTATTTCTTTATTTTGAATCAATTCACACATATTCTCCATTTGCTTCTCTGTCATTGTAAACGAATTAAACGTATAAAAATTTGATAAAGCGTG
Proteins encoded in this region:
- a CDS encoding DUF4435 domain-containing protein: MTPEEYQFRQLEAKRYKASLSLSGRRAVIYMEDKNDKEFWSSVLKHYKPEATFYFVYGSRTSGSGCQQCFKYKDFLDEKFLIAVDSDFRYLMQEKEISAMHYVLQTYTYSFENHYCYKDNLQGALRRSCEDDSVDLIFSFPRFVEEFSEIIYPLFVYLLHCIRVNNKNFTREEFRDVLSGMIKVDGSIAENGKKILDVLRERVEIQLEQIKSKEKTFSSETEAYLHEVLGLNKKTTYLYLRGHDMFRILVSQGREVVKSHIRYEKQKAGEEQYRVVLAKHHSFEKELLSNLIYSYPEIEKIGKDIQDVLG
- a CDS encoding ComF family protein, encoding MTRFVSSIFSRFFRLLYPRTCVVCGDVLVDGELFLCSACLSGLPLNEGVDEEADRVLTDDLGIEHLYWLFRYDRASDFHKLVYAIKYRSNRELGVWTGKMLGERMKDVRGIDCIIPVPLHPEREKKRGFNQAFLIGTGIASVLGGRIEPEVLRRVVNTPSQTGLERGQRADNVAKAFELGNTTRVEGCHVLLVDDVVTSGATIRACMMELSKIKGVRVSVACLGKSGSI
- a CDS encoding phenylacetate--CoA ligase family protein translates to MMNWRVLLMSFVRRGNLKSIYKQNLERQYEGTEVTIKCEMQENAMKIFQFHVQNNPKYREFLDSKGFDYHNLKNIIWENIPIITKDDLRKYYPEIKSETYNYTSSGGSTSIPLQYPASKESALFIWPAHWTMQQICGGRPYDKILMLMAYGNVKKTITKRIYHALSNFYTFNSFTMTEKQMENMCELIQNKEIKFIYGYSSAINQFLRFLKIKNIILPLKGIFTTSENKINSSYSLARDYCHCDVFDQYGAHDGDVFAFECEEHAGLHILHDWSTVEVINNEIILTAVKNKAFPFIRYQVGDVSLGEKLITEKCKCGRTLFRLKGISGRNTYFVKDIDGREVSVMLFTYPFDSDYNILQYQVVEENGELRVNFITDKYTKEQLIDLYMPFILSKLKRPVDFMVNQHIYKLPNAKVPLFYKISQ
- a CDS encoding energy transducer TonB, yielding MSVKNDIYAIRDSLLDWLKEHRHGVMGTVIFHLVLAIFLVCVGISRLDSQQRMEIEIDMPEPEIVQQKQEEQKKKEQILQQSADEEVNEMLRSLAVNEDAVKKNAETQPHERVEEYIEQIQEEIDSDYGGRYRANKNKHYKEDSIRVQRDKKERMLDSLQSTVYVGKSSVSYNIKGRYKTYLPIPVYKCEFGGKIVVAVVVNRQGRVIKAEVVDAESNKDDSLREVAVDAALKSEFNVDEKAPERQTGTITYNFVKQ
- a CDS encoding Ig-like domain-containing protein — translated: MNKFFWNGFCFVAIIVALIIYACANRGYPQGGEKDVTPPQVIKEVPESFSTNFKGKQIDIYFNEYVQLKDINKKFVMSPPMKKKARVSLRGKYVRVTFQDSLKPNTTYTLDFADAIVDNNEGNPLGFYRYVFSTGPQLDSMELGGQVIDMQTQLPVLGATVMFYQNTADSVALTDLPSYVAKTDSAGMFRVTNIKDDTYRVMAIDDARGNYLFVPSETKVGFIDSLIQTISFPTTVYDTIHPDTTVVEGRRTKKGMEFKVVSKDTIVRRDFTMFGPTNLFIPMFDEEKTQLYLVDEARKERERLDFTFSIPADNQLNVRLLGVHLLDKIDQDDWYIEERSAGRDTIQLWIKDSLVYKIDSLVAEASYLRTDSLGKRVLLADTIKFYYKDKPEPKGKRKKEQDSIPAIKFMEISAGVGSTVDLNKNITLEFDRPIVEEGLKNIQLLEMVDSVLTPVDFNLKHDSLKIRRYYVEKEWKPETEYQLLIDSMGIYSIYGLYNNKLVKDFKTKAIEDYGNIIVNVKEATTPIILQLYQGDKEIKVLEERTIKGDGKVIFDYLGEGTYMIRAILDRNGNGKWDTGNYLKHLQPEEIKYLPTEIKLKKNFDVEQDFDMSKTYKREDPSKKKNTEGDKKRNRTNR
- a CDS encoding acyltransferase, giving the protein MIVKIRNFIRWIVIIVRHFIYRTLFKMDINKSARLSFGAKLDKTYPIGLHIGAESYVASGAIIFTHDFTRNIHSHTYIGEKCFIGANSIIMPGIIIGDQVIVGSGAVVTKDVPSNCMVVGNPARVIKENIRTKRFGQLIS
- a CDS encoding WecB/TagA/CpsF family glycosyltransferase; this translates as MLDRRILLNGVKVHPFISGEELLAYAEKEKGILIAINAEKILHATEQTREIINRNIGYCDGMGAVMAMKKKGYKDVVKIPGCELWLKIIASLYQSNKSFYLVGGKQEVIEGTVNKLKNEFEGIQIVNYRNGYIQTEEEREALIEDVVKKKPDVVFVAMGSPKQELLMEEMLERHVAIYQGLGGSFDVYTGNVKRAPKWWVDHGLEWAYRLVKQPSRIKRQVYLVKFLLLVKLGRI
- a CDS encoding AAA family ATPase — translated: MAIKQINIEGIWGGKGDIHWDNIHPDVNILVGSNGSGKSTLLNILRFLLLGNTKELKELVKNVTVCVGEGMIRYEVSEKSVLWETKNSFDVYYVNTFDIPSAKKSAQSQLTQQLDMLLYQRQKDVYSFTDYRLETTTRPRENVSQEHIHDFLNIINRFFASTGKTIHINERNEIVFDKTGVILTIEQLSSGEKQVLILLFTVFLMKQQTAVLLLDEPEISLHMDWQDKLIETLFEINPNCQVFLTTHSPNIFADGWGDKLVFMGNILTER
- a CDS encoding ABC transporter permease gives rise to the protein MNLEWYIARRLLKGDGTKSVSVPIVKIAIVGIALGLCVMLLSLFIITGFKYEITEKLSGFTAHLSVVPFVPGSTNEGGVVRESESLVKSLKEVEGVKNVYGYIEKPAIFKSKEEIHGVVLKGVDVGYDVVFFRENLKEGKMPDFETERASNEILISASVADMLEIGVGGKVTAHFVQDPPRARVFTVAGIYDTGFKEYDDVMVLVDERHLAKLNDWGPGEVSGIAIELEDVERLNEVVEEVENVVYDASGNYEVQTLADVAPQIFDWLALLNMNVWVILILIVTVAGFNMVSGLLILILDKTTLIGILKALGYKNVSLRKLFLYISAGLIIKGMLWGNVLAFVLAGIQAIFRVIHLDPVTYYMDTVPINFSLGYVILLNVGVIVITVLMLIVPTMLISKISPVKAIKFE
- a CDS encoding WxcM-like domain-containing protein translates to MSKVQVIEGEIFTDYRGLISSLNDFDFEGVERFYFIHHPDADVVRGWHAHQFEKKWFYCVKGAFTIGLVKIDNWEHPSENLKAEIFRLSEAKSEIICVPEGYGNCIKAEEPGAVLLVFSGKRYEEALADSWRYDKDLWVDWERGEARRKNS